A genomic window from Silene latifolia isolate original U9 population chromosome Y, ASM4854445v1, whole genome shotgun sequence includes:
- the LOC141630889 gene encoding uncharacterized protein LOC141630889 — MVTIFGVTNELNIALQKKEQDIVNAVKLVVVTKGSLQRIRDNGWDVHLEKVSTFYFKNGIDIPNMDDLYVISGRHRRGRREVTNLQHFRGEVFLSGIDQILSEFNDRFNEKSKELLVCMSFFNPQNRFASFDTKKLLELAEFYPCEFSRKDLLYFEYQLDTFKYDVQNDDRFWNLKTLNELSMKLVETMKNLTHSKVYMLLKLVLVLPVATATVERAFSAMSFIKNRLRNSMGDQYLNDYLVTFLERDVFMNVTDDEIVKQFLDMRTRRIV; from the coding sequence ATGGTGACTATTTTTGgggtaacaaatgaattaaacATTGCATTGCAAAAAAAAGAGCAAGATATTGTGAATGCTGTAAAGCTTGTGGTTGTGACAAAAGGCTCTTTGCAAAGGATAAGAGATAATGGATGGGATGTTCACTTGGAAAAGGTTAGTACATTTTACTTTAAGAATGGCATTGATATTCCTAATATGGATGATTTGTATGTTATTTCAGGAAGACATAGACGTGGCCGAAGAGAAGTAACTAATCTTCAACATTTTCGAGGTGAGGTTTTCTTAAGCGGTATTGATCAAATTTTGTCGGAGTTTAACGATCGATTTAACGAGAAAAGTAAAGAACTGCTGGTATGTATGTCTTTCTTTAATCCTCAAAATCGATTTGCTTCTTTTGATACGAAGAAGCTCCTTGAACTTGCCGAGTTCTACCCTTGTGAATTTTCTCGTAAAGATTTGTTGTATTTTGAATATCAACTTGATACCTTCAAGTATGATGTTCAAAATGACGATAGATTTTGGAATCTCAAAACTCTTAATGAACTCTCCATGAAACTTGTTGAAACAATGAAGAATCTGACTCATTCAAAGGTTTACATGCTTTTAAAGCTTGTGTTGGTTCTTCCGGTGGCAACCGCGACTGTGGAAAGGGCATTTTCAGCTATGTCATTTATCAAAAATAGATTGCGTAATAGCATGGGCGATCAATACCTAAATGATTATTTGGTTACTTTTCTAGAACGTGATGTATTTATGAATGTGACAGATGATGAAATTGTAAAGCAATTTTTAGATATGCGAACTCGTCGAATAGTGTAG